A genomic window from Streptomyces sp. NBC_00234 includes:
- a CDS encoding carbon-nitrogen hydrolase family protein: MARPLPLILAQAPGRPADDLAGFATDVERRVKLRAPGALVVYPELHLGESAPGVPAAPEEGAEPLDGKRDAAFAELAGDLGIWLVPGSVYERGADGRVHNTAPVYSPQGERLAAYRKICPWRPYETTTPGNRFEVVDLAGVGRIGLSICYDTWFPEISRHLAWMGAELIVNVVRTPTSDRAQEVVLNRANAITNQVFVASVNSAAPSGTGRSLVIDPQGTVRAETVDAGDSTLTDVIDLDEVGNVRRYGTAGLNRIWDQFRPGDPALELPLYGGRIDPATWNPAHTTEEPPR, encoded by the coding sequence ATGGCCCGCCCCCTGCCCCTGATCCTCGCCCAGGCGCCCGGCCGCCCGGCCGACGACCTCGCAGGCTTCGCCACCGACGTGGAGCGGCGCGTGAAACTGCGCGCACCCGGCGCCCTCGTCGTCTACCCCGAACTGCACCTCGGCGAGAGCGCCCCCGGCGTCCCGGCCGCCCCGGAGGAGGGGGCCGAGCCGCTCGACGGCAAACGCGATGCGGCCTTCGCCGAGCTCGCGGGCGACCTCGGCATCTGGCTGGTACCCGGCAGCGTCTACGAACGAGGCGCCGACGGCCGCGTCCACAACACGGCACCGGTCTACTCACCGCAGGGCGAGCGCCTCGCCGCGTACCGCAAGATCTGCCCGTGGCGACCGTACGAGACGACCACACCCGGCAACCGGTTCGAGGTCGTCGACCTCGCCGGGGTCGGCCGCATCGGACTGTCCATCTGCTACGACACCTGGTTCCCGGAGATCTCCCGCCATCTGGCCTGGATGGGCGCAGAGTTGATCGTCAACGTGGTCCGCACGCCGACGAGCGACCGTGCGCAGGAAGTCGTCCTCAACCGCGCCAACGCCATCACCAATCAGGTCTTCGTCGCCAGCGTCAACTCCGCCGCCCCATCCGGGACCGGCCGCAGCCTCGTCATCGATCCACAGGGCACAGTGCGCGCCGAAACCGTCGACGCCGGAGACTCCACCCTCACCGACGTGATCGACCTCGACGAGGTCGGCAACGTCCGCCGCTACGGCACCGCCGGCCTCAACCGGATCTGGGACCAATTCCGCCCCGGCGACCCAGCCCTCGAGCTCCCGCTGTACGGGGGCCGCATCGACCCCGCCACCTGGAACCCCGCCCACACCACCGAGGAGCCACCACGATGA